A genomic stretch from Deinococcus aquiradiocola includes:
- a CDS encoding cobyrinate a,c-diamide synthase: MTARFLLAAPHSGSGKTTVTSVVLAALHARGLKVQPFKAGPDYLDPTHLSRAAGRAARNLDSFLLPEERLREVFARAAWDADVSVVEGVMGLYDGRDPLSDEHSSAHLSRTLDLPVVLLIDAGGMARTVAAVAGGLRDYGQGVRLAGVILNRVGSARHAELCGAALEQAGIRCFGHVPKMEALHLPSRHLGLLAAQTHPHDRDALLRAAGTLDLDALLAVTAAPPLPARAPGTGRSGPRVRIALARDEAFSFYYEDALDALQEAGADLVPFSPLLDDRVPDADGLLIGGGYPEAHAAALSANHAMRESVADFCRSGRPVIAECGGLMYLSHALETQDGTYPMCGVVPERTRMAGRLTLGYREVTSLQDTPLAPAGTPLRAHEFHYSVLDGTPAHPAYHVQGVPEGYARGNVLASYLHLHLSADPALPARLVRACLDARP, translated from the coding sequence GTGACGGCGCGGTTCCTGCTGGCCGCGCCGCACTCCGGGAGCGGCAAGACGACCGTGACGAGCGTCGTCCTGGCGGCGCTGCACGCGCGCGGCCTGAAGGTGCAGCCGTTCAAGGCCGGGCCGGACTACCTGGACCCGACGCACCTCAGCCGCGCGGCAGGCCGGGCCGCCCGGAACCTCGACAGTTTCCTGCTGCCGGAGGAACGGCTGCGCGAGGTGTTCGCGCGCGCGGCGTGGGACGCGGACGTGAGCGTGGTGGAGGGCGTGATGGGCCTGTACGACGGGCGCGATCCGCTCAGCGACGAGCATTCCAGCGCGCACCTGTCGCGGACGCTGGACCTGCCGGTCGTGCTGCTGATCGACGCGGGCGGCATGGCCCGCACCGTGGCGGCCGTCGCGGGCGGCCTGCGCGACTACGGGCAGGGCGTGAGGCTCGCGGGCGTGATCCTGAACCGTGTGGGCAGCGCCCGGCACGCGGAACTGTGCGGCGCGGCCCTGGAGCAGGCCGGGATTCGCTGTTTCGGGCACGTGCCGAAGATGGAGGCGCTGCACCTCCCGAGCCGTCACCTGGGCCTGCTGGCGGCGCAGACGCACCCGCACGACCGGGACGCCCTGCTGCGCGCCGCCGGGACCCTCGATCTGGACGCGCTGCTCGCCGTGACGGCCGCCCCTCCCCTGCCCGCCCGCGCGCCCGGCACCGGCCGCAGCGGGCCGCGCGTCCGGATCGCGCTGGCGCGTGACGAGGCGTTCAGCTTCTACTACGAGGACGCCCTCGACGCCCTGCAGGAGGCGGGCGCGGACCTCGTGCCGTTCAGTCCGCTGCTGGACGACCGCGTGCCGGACGCGGACGGCCTGCTCATCGGCGGCGGATACCCGGAAGCGCACGCGGCCGCGCTGAGCGCCAACCACGCCATGCGGGAGAGCGTCGCCGACTTCTGCCGCTCGGGCCGCCCCGTGATCGCCGAGTGCGGCGGCCTGATGTACCTCTCGCACGCCCTCGAAACGCAGGACGGCACGTATCCCATGTGCGGCGTCGTCCCGGAACGCACCCGCATGGCGGGCCGCCTGACGCTCGGGTACCGCGAGGTCACGTCGCTGCAAGACACGCCGCTCGCGCCGGCAGGCACGCCCCTGCGCGCTCACGAATTCCATTACAGCGTTCTGGACGGCACGCCCGCCCACCCCGCGTACCACGTGCAGGGCGTACCGGAAGGCTACGCGCGCGGCAACGTGCTCGCCAGTTACCTGCACCTGCACCTGAGTGCCGACCCGGCCCTCCCCGCCCGCCTCGTGCGCGCCTGCCTGGACGCCAGGCCCTGA
- a CDS encoding CobW family GTP-binding protein: protein MKQTPVTVVTGFLGSGKTTLISGVLGDTPDRRLAVLVNEFGEKNVDGEILRSEQLGHCEILDLEGGLIAYSQDDAFIPTLRELQRRRHRFDHVLIETSGLAVPTAVYVVLQSEEFAADFVLDATIAVVDTPLLLGGDFEAGTQGSEDAPSRAAVQALFDAQLEHADVVVLNKIDALNEYDLLRAEGDVRARAPRVRFMELAYGAKLDPQLTLGLHLHELDAGTHHHGPVRGVPGEESLPLEAQHLLDGHSHGDLGAHLHSMNTHVHFHVHDTGWQSFLLSTDTPQDPQRLPVILADIARKFPVLRAKGFAHINAGQTLTVQAVRTRVDSELREQAVPRSELVFIGYHINRKKVIQVLSGATGSTWE from the coding sequence ATGAAACAGACGCCCGTGACCGTCGTGACCGGCTTCCTCGGGTCCGGCAAGACCACCCTCATCAGCGGCGTGCTCGGCGACACGCCCGACCGCCGCCTCGCGGTCCTCGTGAACGAGTTCGGCGAGAAGAACGTGGACGGCGAGATCCTCCGCTCCGAACAGCTCGGGCACTGCGAGATCCTCGACCTGGAGGGCGGCCTGATCGCGTACTCGCAGGACGACGCCTTCATCCCCACCCTGCGCGAACTGCAGCGCCGCCGCCACCGTTTCGACCACGTGCTGATCGAGACGTCCGGGCTGGCCGTCCCGACCGCCGTGTACGTCGTCCTGCAGTCCGAGGAGTTCGCGGCCGACTTCGTGCTCGACGCGACGATCGCGGTGGTGGACACGCCCCTGCTGCTCGGCGGTGACTTCGAGGCGGGCACGCAGGGCAGCGAGGACGCGCCGTCCCGCGCGGCCGTGCAGGCACTGTTCGACGCGCAGCTCGAACACGCGGACGTGGTGGTCCTCAACAAGATCGACGCCCTGAACGAGTACGACCTGCTGCGCGCCGAGGGGGACGTGCGCGCCCGCGCGCCCCGCGTGCGCTTCATGGAACTCGCGTACGGCGCGAAGCTCGACCCGCAGCTCACGCTCGGCCTGCACCTGCACGAACTGGACGCCGGGACGCACCACCACGGCCCGGTGCGCGGCGTGCCGGGCGAGGAGAGCCTGCCGCTGGAGGCGCAGCACCTGCTGGACGGCCACAGTCACGGCGACCTGGGCGCGCACCTGCACAGCATGAACACGCACGTGCACTTCCACGTGCACGACACCGGCTGGCAGAGTTTCCTGCTCAGCACGGACACCCCCCAGGACCCGCAGCGCCTGCCGGTCATCCTGGCGGACATCGCGCGGAAGTTCCCGGTGCTGCGCGCCAAGGGCTTCGCGCACATCAACGCCGGGCAGACGCTGACCGTGCAGGCCGTCCGGACGCGGGTGGACAGCGAGCTGCGCGAGCAGGCCGTGCCGCGCAGCGAACTGGTCTTCATCGGGTACCACATCAACCGCAAGAAGGTCATTCAGGTGCTCAGCGGCGCGACCGGCAGCACGTGGGAGTGA
- the cobJ gene encoding precorrin-3B C(17)-methyltransferase — translation MSGRLNLVSVGPGFAELIPDLARHALEASDVIVGYDLYLRWIAPWIEGKEQHAPPLTQERERAQLALNLAREGRTVSLVSSGDIGIYAMATLAFDELREDDTVQVQVVPGISAANACASLLGAPLSHDYATLSLSDLLCPWEWIERRATHIAQADLCAVFYNVQSRGRQEGVYRVLDLMLEHKSPDTVCGVVRNAYREDQTVRITTLGELRRGRFDMLTSLVIGNRFTRRKTQPGGQEWMYTPRGYNAWTEEAPPAAPVQAAPEPDAPPAGAVWVFAGTSDGNAIARDLVQAGETVVVSVATEYGGRVARDAVPGAFVYAGRRGVEARRQVLRGAKAVVDATHPYSAVMSAQLALLGQELGLPYLRYERPPLLPEGTPGVTLVDGPEDALRTAAQAGPRVFLATGSGGLSAFTRLPEAQGLQPYARVAPIASSLDAASAAGIPSRNLLAMLGPFTREQNVSQWRHWGVQSVITKDSGEAGGAHDKLAAAQELGIPLIVLRRPALSTSAPYTDPADVLSAVLNLQEHPTP, via the coding sequence ATGAGCGGACGGCTGAACCTCGTGTCGGTCGGGCCGGGCTTCGCGGAACTCATCCCGGACCTCGCCCGGCACGCGCTGGAAGCGAGCGACGTGATCGTCGGGTACGACCTGTACCTCCGCTGGATCGCGCCGTGGATCGAGGGCAAGGAACAGCACGCGCCGCCCCTCACGCAGGAACGCGAACGCGCGCAGCTCGCCCTGAACCTCGCGCGGGAGGGCCGCACGGTGTCGCTCGTGTCGAGCGGCGACATCGGCATCTACGCCATGGCGACCCTGGCGTTCGACGAACTGCGCGAGGACGACACCGTGCAGGTGCAGGTCGTGCCGGGCATCAGTGCCGCGAACGCCTGCGCGTCCCTGCTGGGCGCGCCCCTCTCGCACGACTACGCCACGCTGTCCCTGTCGGACCTGCTGTGCCCCTGGGAGTGGATCGAGCGGCGCGCGACGCACATTGCGCAGGCGGACCTGTGCGCCGTGTTCTACAACGTGCAGAGCCGCGGGCGGCAGGAGGGCGTGTACCGCGTGCTGGACCTGATGCTGGAACACAAGTCGCCGGACACCGTGTGCGGCGTGGTCCGCAACGCGTACCGCGAGGACCAGACGGTGCGCATCACGACGCTCGGCGAACTGCGGCGGGGACGGTTCGACATGCTGACGAGCCTCGTGATCGGGAACCGCTTCACGCGCCGCAAGACGCAGCCGGGCGGGCAGGAGTGGATGTACACGCCGCGCGGCTACAACGCCTGGACGGAGGAAGCGCCGCCCGCCGCTCCGGTGCAGGCCGCGCCCGAACCGGACGCCCCGCCCGCCGGTGCGGTCTGGGTGTTCGCGGGCACCTCGGACGGCAACGCCATCGCCCGCGACCTCGTGCAGGCGGGCGAGACGGTGGTGGTGTCCGTCGCGACCGAGTACGGCGGCCGGGTCGCGCGGGACGCCGTGCCGGGCGCGTTCGTGTACGCCGGTCGGCGCGGCGTGGAAGCCAGACGTCAGGTGCTGCGCGGCGCGAAGGCCGTGGTGGACGCCACGCACCCGTACTCGGCCGTGATGAGTGCGCAGCTCGCCCTGCTCGGACAGGAACTCGGCCTGCCGTACCTGCGATACGAACGCCCGCCGCTGCTGCCGGAAGGCACACCCGGCGTGACGCTCGTGGACGGCCCCGAGGACGCCCTGCGGACCGCGGCGCAGGCCGGGCCGCGCGTGTTCCTCGCGACCGGCTCGGGCGGCCTGAGTGCCTTCACGCGCCTCCCCGAAGCGCAGGGCCTGCAGCCGTACGCGCGCGTCGCCCCCATCGCGTCCAGCCTCGACGCGGCCAGCGCGGCCGGTATTCCGTCCCGCAACCTGCTCGCCATGCTCGGCCCGTTCACGCGCGAGCAGAACGTCAGCCAGTGGCGGCACTGGGGCGTGCAGTCCGTCATCACCAAGGACAGCGGCGAGGCCGGCGGCGCGCACGACAAGCTCGCGGCAGCACAGGAGCTCGGCATTCCGCTCATCGTGCTGCGCCGCCCCGCGCTCAGCACCAGCGCCCCCTACACCGACCCCGCGGACGTGCTGAGCGCCGTCCTGAACCTGCAGGAGCACCCCACACCATGA
- a CDS encoding cobalamin biosynthesis protein — MTLAVLPVRREALPLAQALSAGLNATLLRPWDAARSPRDLLHAQFRDFGGWVLLMASGIATRSLSGLPISKLSDPAVVLLDEGARFAVSLLSGHEGGANALAYRVANLTGATPVVTTATEATRPLTLGIGCRRGVTATTVEAAVMRAIGERLTDVREVATIDLKRDEAGLLDFCDTHGLPLRIFSARDLQARPFVTAPSAWVEHVTGARGVSEPCALLASPRGTLIVPRLVHEGVTVAAVEDRWTPQPPTAPEVQA, encoded by the coding sequence GTGACGCTCGCCGTGCTGCCCGTGCGCCGCGAGGCGCTCCCGCTCGCGCAGGCCCTCTCGGCAGGCCTGAACGCCACGCTCCTGCGCCCCTGGGACGCCGCGCGCTCCCCGCGCGACCTGCTGCACGCGCAGTTCCGTGACTTCGGCGGGTGGGTGCTGCTCATGGCGTCCGGCATCGCCACCCGCTCCCTGAGCGGCCTGCCCATCTCCAAGCTCAGCGACCCGGCCGTGGTGCTGCTCGACGAGGGCGCCCGCTTCGCGGTGTCGCTGCTGTCCGGCCACGAGGGCGGCGCGAACGCCCTCGCGTACCGCGTGGCGAACCTGACGGGCGCCACGCCCGTCGTGACGACCGCCACCGAGGCCACCAGACCCCTCACGCTCGGCATCGGCTGCCGCCGCGGCGTCACGGCCACCACCGTCGAGGCCGCCGTCATGCGCGCCATCGGGGAGCGCCTGACGGACGTGCGCGAGGTCGCCACCATCGACCTGAAGCGCGACGAGGCAGGCCTGCTGGACTTCTGCGACACGCACGGCCTGCCGCTGCGGATCTTCTCGGCCCGCGACCTGCAGGCCCGGCCCTTCGTGACCGCGCCCTCCGCGTGGGTGGAGCATGTGACCGGCGCGCGCGGCGTGAGCGAACCCTGCGCGCTCCTCGCGAGCCCCAGGGGCACATTGATCGTGCCGCGCCTCGTGCACGAGGGCGTGACCGTCGCGGCCGTCGAGGACCGCTGGACGCCCCAGCCTCCCACCGCGCCGGAGGTGCAGGCATGA
- the cobM gene encoding precorrin-4 C(11)-methyltransferase produces the protein MWFIGAGPGAPDLITLRGARALQTADVVLYAGSLVPEAVLEHCRPGVQTVNTAALDLNAQRDWYARALRHGWSVARLHSGDPAIYGATAEQMDLLRTLDLPFEVIPGVSSFTACAAALNAELTRPDVSQTIIITRGSGRASPVPEREALGLLAAHRATMCVFLSGRQLETVVQELLAHYPPETPAALVQRVSQPEERQHRATLGTLLDGLTLSEWALTTMVLVGGALGEDLSVTSRLYDPQYAHRFRRASDPETDAGSAP, from the coding sequence GTGTGGTTCATCGGCGCCGGGCCCGGCGCGCCGGACCTCATCACGCTGCGCGGCGCACGCGCCCTGCAGACGGCGGACGTGGTGCTGTACGCCGGGTCGCTCGTGCCGGAAGCCGTGCTGGAGCACTGCCGTCCCGGCGTGCAGACCGTCAACACGGCCGCCCTCGACCTGAACGCGCAGCGCGACTGGTACGCGCGTGCCCTGCGGCACGGCTGGAGCGTCGCGCGGCTGCATTCGGGCGACCCGGCCATCTACGGCGCGACGGCCGAGCAGATGGACCTGCTGCGCACCCTGGACCTGCCCTTCGAGGTGATTCCGGGCGTGTCGAGCTTCACGGCGTGCGCCGCCGCCCTGAACGCCGAACTGACGCGGCCGGACGTGTCGCAGACGATCATCATCACGCGCGGCAGCGGGCGCGCCTCGCCCGTCCCGGAACGCGAGGCGCTCGGGCTGCTCGCCGCGCACCGCGCGACCATGTGCGTGTTCCTGTCGGGACGACAGCTGGAGACGGTGGTGCAGGAACTCCTCGCGCACTACCCGCCGGAAACGCCCGCCGCGCTCGTGCAGCGCGTCTCGCAGCCGGAGGAACGCCAGCACCGCGCCACGCTCGGGACGCTGCTGGACGGCCTGACGCTCAGCGAGTGGGCGCTCACGACCATGGTGCTGGTGGGCGGCGCGCTCGGCGAGGACCTGAGCGTCACGTCGCGCCTGTACGACCCGCAGTACGCGCACCGCTTCCGCCGCGCCAGCGATCCCGAAACGGACGCCGGGAGTGCCCCGTGA
- the cobI gene encoding precorrin-2 C(20)-methyltransferase: MTGRFIGVGVGVTPGSLSVAAWQDLQGADLVYAPRSQVSGSSVALAMLAGLDLDPARVREVLFLMDGDDARIETHYRTLAQEIAGELRAGRTVAYLTIGDSMTYSTYGYLLAQLRAVMPDSVRVTHPGITSYATAASLTEFSLGEEKERTLILPCPDDMDALRRDLLTHDVVAVMKIGHRFPAVLALLQELNLTEHATLASRLGLPEQRLLPTLTHLPTDLTRPGYLSVLLVRTPKERRFT, encoded by the coding sequence GTGACGGGCCGCTTCATCGGCGTGGGCGTGGGCGTCACGCCCGGCTCGCTGAGCGTCGCGGCGTGGCAGGACCTGCAGGGCGCGGACCTCGTGTACGCGCCGCGCTCGCAGGTGTCCGGGTCGTCCGTCGCGCTCGCGATGCTCGCGGGCCTGGACCTCGACCCGGCCCGCGTGCGCGAGGTGCTGTTCCTGATGGACGGCGACGACGCCCGCATCGAGACGCACTACCGTACGCTCGCGCAGGAGATCGCGGGCGAACTGCGCGCGGGCCGCACCGTCGCGTACCTGACGATCGGGGACAGCATGACGTACAGCACGTACGGCTACCTGCTCGCGCAGCTGCGGGCCGTGATGCCGGACTCGGTGCGCGTCACGCATCCCGGCATCACCAGTTACGCCACGGCGGCCAGCCTCACCGAGTTCAGTCTGGGGGAGGAGAAGGAACGCACCCTGATCCTCCCCTGCCCGGACGACATGGACGCCCTGCGCCGCGACCTGCTCACGCACGACGTGGTGGCCGTCATGAAGATCGGGCACCGCTTTCCTGCCGTGCTGGCCCTGCTGCAGGAGCTGAACCTCACGGAGCACGCCACGCTCGCGTCGCGCCTCGGGCTGCCCGAACAGCGGCTGCTGCCCACCCTGACCCACCTTCCCACCGACCTCACGCGGCCCGGCTACCTGTCGGTGCTGCTCGTCCGGACCCCCAAAGAGAGGCGATTCACCTGA
- the cbiD gene encoding cobalt-precorrin-5B (C(1))-methyltransferase CbiD, with amino-acid sequence MKRFDLTVPAGNGLRRGRTTGTCAAAAARAALHLLLHGETLREVDVPLPDGEHVLAVPVQDAALDGTGARASVLKDGGDDPDATHGATIWAHVTPNAGGPVRCLAGEGVGTVTAPGLQVAIGEAAINPVPRRMLRQAVEDLTGDAAGYDVTVGCVDGERIARRTFNPKLGILGGISILGTTGIVEPMSLEAYMASVEVYVRVALGVQPDVMAFTPGRLGRDFARSLGVGDRQIIQISNFVGFSLDAAQTCLNERQQELPLLLVAGHPAKLAKVLNGDWDTHSQRSGMAMNALADVAVSGPWQQDAARMRGANTVEEIAMTYDHPDFWRAVESRVAATMHARVPRAREVRVRLFAMNGRALGAAHTGFGA; translated from the coding sequence TTGAAGCGCTTCGATCTCACGGTCCCTGCCGGGAACGGCCTGCGGCGCGGCCGGACCACCGGCACCTGCGCGGCCGCCGCCGCCCGCGCCGCGCTGCACCTGCTGCTGCACGGCGAGACGCTGCGCGAGGTGGACGTGCCGCTCCCGGACGGGGAGCACGTGCTGGCCGTCCCGGTGCAGGACGCCGCCCTGGACGGAACGGGCGCGCGCGCCAGCGTCCTCAAGGACGGCGGGGACGACCCGGACGCCACGCACGGCGCGACCATCTGGGCGCACGTCACCCCGAACGCGGGCGGCCCCGTCCGCTGCCTCGCAGGCGAGGGGGTCGGCACCGTCACCGCGCCCGGCCTGCAGGTCGCCATCGGGGAGGCGGCCATCAACCCCGTGCCGCGCCGAATGCTGCGTCAGGCGGTCGAGGACCTGACGGGCGACGCGGCCGGGTACGACGTGACGGTCGGCTGCGTGGACGGCGAACGCATCGCGCGCCGGACCTTCAACCCGAAGCTCGGCATTCTGGGCGGCATCAGCATCCTCGGCACGACCGGCATCGTGGAACCGATGAGCCTGGAAGCGTACATGGCGTCCGTGGAGGTGTACGTGCGCGTCGCGCTGGGCGTGCAGCCGGACGTGATGGCCTTCACGCCCGGACGGCTCGGGCGGGACTTCGCGCGGTCGCTGGGCGTGGGTGACCGGCAGATCATCCAGATCTCGAACTTCGTGGGCTTCTCGCTGGACGCCGCGCAGACGTGCCTGAACGAACGGCAGCAGGAGCTGCCGCTGCTGCTCGTGGCGGGCCACCCCGCCAAGCTCGCCAAGGTGCTGAACGGCGACTGGGACACGCACTCGCAGCGCAGCGGCATGGCCATGAACGCCCTGGCGGACGTGGCCGTGAGCGGCCCCTGGCAGCAGGACGCGGCCCGGATGCGCGGCGCGAACACCGTGGAGGAGATCGCCATGACCTACGACCACCCGGACTTCTGGAGGGCGGTGGAGTCGCGCGTGGCCGCCACCATGCACGCCCGCGTGCCCCGGGCGCGCGAGGTGCGCGTGCGCCTGTTCGCCATGAACGGCCGCGCGCTCGGCGCGGCCCACACGGGGTTCGGCGCGTGA